A region from the Streptomyces sp. 3214.6 genome encodes:
- a CDS encoding DedA family protein: MFESVGALLGSPWIYAVVGLSVLLDVFLPVLPSGVLVITAATAAAAGSGAATGQVPNDVPDIMVLILSAATASVLGDLVAYRLAWRGGERLDRAISRSRRLTTAQERLGDALARGGGALVVLARFAPAGRSVVSLIAGAAHRRPREFLPWSALAGLSWAGYSAALGYFGAHWLGTTWLATGVSLLALFGAGAGAAYVMRRQPA; encoded by the coding sequence GTGTTCGAGAGTGTGGGGGCTTTGCTCGGCAGCCCCTGGATCTACGCGGTGGTGGGCCTGTCGGTCCTCCTCGACGTGTTCCTGCCGGTGCTGCCCAGCGGAGTGCTCGTCATCACCGCGGCGACGGCCGCGGCGGCGGGCTCGGGCGCGGCCACCGGCCAAGTGCCGAACGACGTCCCCGACATCATGGTCCTGATCCTCTCCGCGGCGACCGCCTCGGTCCTGGGCGACCTGGTCGCCTACCGGCTGGCCTGGCGCGGCGGTGAGCGACTGGACCGGGCGATCTCCCGCTCCCGCCGGCTGACCACCGCGCAGGAACGTCTCGGCGACGCGCTCGCCCGGGGCGGCGGCGCCCTGGTCGTGCTGGCCCGCTTCGCCCCGGCCGGCCGTTCCGTCGTCTCCCTCATCGCGGGCGCCGCCCATCGCCGCCCGCGCGAGTTCCTCCCCTGGTCCGCGCTGGCCGGCCTGTCCTGGGCGGGCTACAGCGCCGCCCTCGGCTACTTCGGCGCGCACTGGCTGGGCACGACCTGGCTGGCGACGGGGGTGTCGCTGCTCGCGCTGTTCGGCGCGGGCGCGGGCGCGGCATACGTGATGCGACGGCAGCCGGCGTAA
- a CDS encoding DoxX family protein, translated as MSARLNTAQPYAVGLFRIVVGLLFACHGASSLLGVLGGVPGTDGGTIDSGTWPGWYAAVIQLVCGSLVLLGLGTRAAAFLASGSMAYAYFDVHQSAALWPIENGGEASAMFCWAFLLLVFTGSGALGLDRLIARRTATEREPAEQQATVAA; from the coding sequence ATGTCCGCTCGTCTCAACACCGCACAGCCCTACGCCGTCGGCCTCTTCCGCATCGTCGTAGGCCTGCTCTTCGCCTGCCACGGCGCGTCCTCCCTCCTGGGCGTCCTCGGTGGCGTCCCGGGCACCGATGGCGGCACCATCGACTCCGGCACCTGGCCCGGCTGGTACGCGGCCGTCATCCAGCTCGTCTGCGGCAGCCTGGTGCTGCTCGGCCTCGGCACCAGGGCCGCCGCGTTCCTGGCCTCGGGCTCCATGGCGTACGCCTACTTCGACGTGCACCAGTCGGCCGCCCTGTGGCCCATCGAGAACGGCGGCGAGGCCTCGGCGATGTTCTGCTGGGCCTTCCTGCTGCTGGTCTTCACCGGTTCCGGCGCACTCGGCCTGGACCGCCTGATCGCGCGCCGCACGGCCACCGAGCGGGAGCCCGCGGAGCAGCAGGCGACGGTCGCCGCCTGA
- a CDS encoding FAD/NAD(P)-binding protein — MPSVNADLAVALVGAGPRGTSVLERLCASAPELLPPGVRLTVHVVDPAPPGPGRVWRTAQSPELLMNTVASQVTLFTDDSVDCAGPIRPGPSLHAWAGGELGPDEYPTRAHYGRYLEWVFARTVREAPPSVRVETHAASAVRLDDAADGRQVLTLDDGRVLPGLSAVALAQGHLPVVADAARQRHAAHAERHGLRHVPPGNPADVDLGALAPGEPVLLRGLGLNFFDHMALLTTGRGGRYVPVPHGLRYLPSGHEPRLYAGSRRGIPYQARGDNAKGPYGRHTPRVLTPEVIAGFRKRADSGEAPDFLAEIWPLVAKEVETVYYAALVRRAAFLDRFLAVPHRAPQEALILDEFGVPEAARWSWERISRPYGEHRFAHPGQWRDWLLAYLRRDAAEAARGNVDGPSKAALDVLRDLRNELRLIVDHAGLAGASRRDHLDRWYTPLNAFLSIGPPRRRVEELAALVEAGVVEVLGPRLEVREEDGAWRAHSPQVPGSAVRVRTLIEARLPETDVRRTADTLLARLLRTGQCRAHTVDGYVTGGLDVTQRPHHLIDRQGRSHVRRFAFGVPTEGVHWVTAAGARPGVDSVTLSDADAVARAVLRAAKAETEPQTEPKSWPKVELESIY; from the coding sequence TTGCCCTCAGTGAACGCCGATCTCGCCGTCGCCCTCGTGGGCGCCGGCCCGCGCGGCACCAGCGTCCTGGAACGTCTCTGTGCCTCAGCGCCCGAGCTGTTGCCGCCCGGGGTGCGGCTGACCGTCCATGTCGTCGATCCCGCCCCACCGGGACCGGGGCGCGTGTGGCGGACCGCGCAGTCGCCGGAGCTGCTGATGAACACCGTGGCCTCGCAGGTGACCCTGTTCACCGACGACAGCGTGGACTGCGCGGGCCCGATCCGCCCGGGCCCGAGTCTGCACGCGTGGGCGGGCGGCGAGCTGGGACCGGACGAGTACCCGACCCGCGCGCACTACGGCCGCTACCTGGAGTGGGTGTTCGCGCGGACCGTGCGCGAGGCCCCGCCCTCGGTGCGCGTCGAGACGCACGCGGCGAGCGCGGTCCGGCTCGACGACGCCGCCGACGGCCGTCAGGTCCTCACCCTGGACGACGGCCGTGTCCTGCCCGGCCTGTCCGCCGTCGCCCTCGCCCAGGGGCATCTGCCCGTGGTCGCCGACGCCGCCCGGCAGCGCCACGCCGCCCACGCCGAACGGCACGGCCTGCGCCATGTCCCGCCCGGCAATCCGGCCGACGTCGACCTCGGCGCGCTCGCCCCCGGTGAACCGGTCCTGCTGCGCGGCCTGGGCCTGAACTTCTTCGACCACATGGCCCTGCTGACCACCGGCCGGGGCGGCCGCTACGTCCCCGTCCCGCACGGCCTGCGCTACCTGCCCTCCGGCCACGAGCCGCGCCTGTACGCCGGCTCCCGGCGCGGCATCCCCTACCAGGCGCGCGGCGACAACGCCAAGGGGCCGTACGGGCGTCACACCCCGCGCGTGCTGACCCCGGAGGTGATCGCGGGCTTCCGCAAGCGCGCGGACTCCGGTGAGGCGCCCGACTTCCTCGCCGAGATATGGCCGTTGGTGGCGAAGGAGGTGGAGACGGTGTACTACGCGGCCCTCGTACGGCGTGCGGCGTTCCTGGACCGGTTCCTCGCCGTCCCGCACCGCGCTCCCCAAGAGGCCCTGATACTCGACGAGTTCGGGGTGCCCGAGGCAGCCCGCTGGAGCTGGGAGCGGATCTCCCGGCCGTATGGGGAACACCGGTTCGCGCATCCGGGGCAGTGGCGGGACTGGCTGCTGGCGTATCTGCGCAGGGACGCGGCGGAAGCCGCCCGGGGCAATGTCGACGGCCCCTCGAAGGCGGCCCTGGACGTGCTGCGCGACCTGCGCAACGAGCTTCGGCTGATCGTCGACCACGCGGGGCTGGCCGGCGCCTCCCGCCGGGACCACCTGGATCGCTGGTACACCCCGCTGAACGCCTTCCTGTCGATCGGACCGCCCCGCCGCCGCGTCGAGGAGCTGGCCGCCCTGGTGGAGGCGGGGGTGGTGGAGGTGCTCGGGCCCCGGCTGGAGGTGCGGGAGGAGGACGGGGCCTGGCGGGCGCACTCGCCGCAGGTGCCGGGCTCGGCCGTCCGCGTGAGAACCCTCATAGAGGCCCGGCTGCCGGAGACGGACGTGCGCCGCACCGCCGACACCCTGCTGGCCCGGCTGCTGAGGACCGGACAGTGCCGTGCCCACACGGTGGACGGTTACGTGACCGGAGGACTGGATGTGACACAGCGCCCCCACCACCTGATTGACCGTCAGGGACGGTCGCACGTAAGGCGGTTCGCCTTCGGGGTACCCACGGAGGGCGTGCACTGGGTCACCGCGGCGGGCGCCCGCCCGGGGGTGGATTCGGTCACACTTTCGGACGCGGACGCGGTGGCGAGAGCCGTTCTACGTGCCGCGAAGGCGGAAACGGAGCCCCAAACGGAGCCCAAGTCGTGGCCAAAAGTTGAACTTGAAAGTATCTATTAG
- a CDS encoding DUF2277 domain-containing protein codes for MCRSIKTLRPPALPEEATEDEIRAAALQYVRKVSGFRAPAEHNREVFERAVEVIAAATAELLDNLEVRGSHRPTAA; via the coding sequence ATGTGCCGGAGTATCAAGACGCTGCGTCCCCCCGCCCTGCCCGAGGAGGCCACGGAGGACGAGATTCGCGCCGCAGCCCTGCAGTACGTACGCAAGGTGTCCGGCTTCCGGGCGCCGGCCGAGCACAACCGGGAGGTGTTCGAGAGAGCGGTCGAGGTCATCGCCGCGGCCACCGCGGAACTGCTGGACAACCTGGAGGTGCGCGGGTCGCACCGCCCGACGGCGGCATGA
- a CDS encoding ketopantoate reductase family protein, translating into MTNDTLRVAVLGPGGVGGLLAALLSRAGHRVTCLAGEDTAAALRTDGIRVHSTQFGDFTARVDADTELRVPVDAVLIAVKHTALDAALTRIPGPALGDDALLVPFLNGVEHPDVLRALHRPDRVAPAVIRVESTRVARGVIEHASPFTEIDLAGDAVPRPRLDALARTLTAAGPTVRVLPDETAALWAKMAFLAPFALLTTRYGLPLGEVRTRHREELIALVEETAAVSGACGAPADPAQALARYDAFAPTAKSSMQRDAEAGRPLELDAIGGALLRAAERHGIPAPVTTRLVRELAAATR; encoded by the coding sequence ATGACGAACGACACTCTGCGCGTTGCCGTGCTCGGCCCCGGCGGGGTGGGCGGCCTGCTCGCGGCCCTGCTGTCCCGGGCCGGACACCGGGTGACCTGCCTGGCCGGCGAGGACACGGCCGCCGCCCTGCGCACCGACGGCATCCGCGTCCACAGCACGCAGTTCGGCGACTTCACGGCCCGCGTCGACGCGGACACCGAGCTGCGCGTCCCGGTCGACGCGGTCCTGATCGCCGTCAAGCACACCGCCCTCGACGCGGCCCTGACCCGCATCCCCGGCCCGGCACTCGGCGACGACGCCCTCCTCGTACCGTTCCTGAACGGCGTCGAGCACCCGGACGTGCTGCGCGCCCTCCACCGCCCGGACCGGGTGGCCCCGGCCGTGATCCGCGTCGAGTCGACCCGGGTCGCGCGGGGCGTGATCGAGCACGCGAGCCCCTTCACGGAGATCGACCTGGCCGGCGACGCCGTGCCGCGGCCCCGCCTCGACGCACTCGCGCGGACGCTGACGGCGGCCGGCCCGACCGTCCGTGTCCTGCCGGACGAGACGGCCGCACTGTGGGCGAAGATGGCGTTCCTCGCGCCGTTCGCCCTGCTCACCACCCGGTACGGCCTGCCCCTCGGCGAGGTCCGCACCCGGCACCGCGAGGAGCTGATCGCCCTCGTCGAGGAGACCGCGGCCGTCAGCGGCGCCTGCGGCGCCCCCGCCGACCCGGCCCAGGCACTCGCCCGCTACGACGCTTTCGCACCCACCGCCAAGTCCTCCATGCAGCGCGACGCCGAGGCGGGCCGCCCTCTCGAACTCGACGCGATCGGCGGGGCGTTGCTGCGGGCGGCCGAGCGGCACGGCATACCGGCGCCGGTGACGACGCGTCTGGTACGGGAGTTGGCGGCCGCTACACGCTAG
- a CDS encoding GNAT family N-acetyltransferase yields the protein MDHSGVEQVRLVPWSQGDFWLLQRSNSPEMTAHLGGPESEEKLADRHRRYLAVAPGGMYRVELADSGETIGSIGYWETQVRGGTVWETGWATLPEFQGRGLAVRAARALMEVAGQAAGHGGHPSLHAFPKVDHAASNGVCRKAGFTLLGQIDLEYPKGNPIRSNDWYVNLRSSGTALPSV from the coding sequence ATGGATCACAGTGGTGTGGAGCAGGTGCGGCTGGTGCCATGGTCGCAGGGCGACTTCTGGCTGTTGCAGCGGTCCAACAGCCCCGAGATGACCGCGCATCTCGGCGGGCCGGAGAGCGAGGAGAAGCTCGCCGACCGACACCGCCGCTACCTCGCGGTGGCCCCGGGCGGTATGTACCGCGTCGAGCTGGCGGACAGCGGGGAGACGATCGGGTCGATCGGCTACTGGGAGACCCAGGTGCGGGGCGGCACGGTGTGGGAGACCGGGTGGGCGACCCTGCCCGAGTTCCAGGGCAGAGGCCTCGCCGTGCGGGCCGCCCGAGCGCTCATGGAGGTCGCGGGACAGGCGGCCGGTCACGGCGGCCACCCGTCCCTGCACGCCTTCCCCAAGGTCGATCACGCGGCGTCCAACGGAGTGTGCCGCAAGGCCGGTTTCACCCTGCTCGGGCAGATCGACCTCGAGTACCCGAAGGGGAACCCGATCCGGTCCAACGACTGGTACGTCAATCTGCGGAGCAGCGGCACGGCGCTGCCTAGCGTGTAG
- a CDS encoding thiol-disulfide oxidoreductase DCC family protein, giving the protein MPGSAPPVLAYDGDCGFCQSSVDRVRALAAPTLEAVPWQFLPAEETAPHLERLDQEVLLLHGGTVLAGGADALARWVGTSPSGVYRVLAAVVRLPGIRAGARVVYRWVSRNRYRLPGGTPACAVPPR; this is encoded by the coding sequence ATGCCCGGCTCCGCACCCCCCGTTCTCGCCTACGACGGGGACTGCGGCTTCTGCCAGAGCTCCGTCGACCGCGTCCGGGCGCTCGCAGCGCCGACGCTGGAGGCGGTGCCCTGGCAGTTTCTGCCCGCCGAGGAGACCGCACCGCACCTCGAACGGCTCGACCAGGAGGTGCTGTTGCTGCACGGCGGCACGGTTCTCGCGGGCGGGGCGGACGCGCTGGCCCGCTGGGTGGGCACCTCGCCGTCCGGCGTGTACCGCGTGCTCGCGGCCGTCGTACGGCTGCCCGGCATCCGGGCCGGCGCCCGCGTGGTCTACCGATGGGTGTCCCGCAACCGGTACCGGCTGCCCGGCGGCACTCCCGCCTGCGCGGTGCCGCCGCGCTGA